The sequence CGGCGTCGGCGGTGCGGACAACGGTGTGTCCAATCCGCTTCAGGCCGAGGGACCGCAGGGTATCGCGCTGGTTCTGCTTGCCGCCAATGGCGGACTTGATCTGAGTGATCTCCAACTGAGCGTCGGAGGGGACCAGGTTCTTAGCCAAGACTAAACACCTGCCTTCGGAGCCAGGAGGGCCTTCACCAGCGCAGCCGGAGCGATCTCGTCCAGCGGCAGGCCGCGGCGTGCAGCCACTGCTGCCGGCTCTTCGAGGCGCTTCAGGGCATCAACGGTCGCGTGAACGATGTTGATGGCGTTGGAGGAACCGAGCGACTTGGAGAGGATGTCGTGGATGCCCACGCACTCCAGTACTGCACGGACCGGACCGCCGGCGATAACACCGGTACCGGCGGAAGCCGGACGCAGCATTACGACGCCGGCAGCGGCTTCACCCTGAACGCGGTGCGGGATGGTGTTGCCAACGCGGGGAACGCGGAAGAAGGACTTCTTGGCCTCTTCAACGCCCTTGGCGATAGCAGCGGGAACTTCCTTGGCCTTGCCGTAGCCCACGCCGACCATGCCGTTACCGTCACCAACGACGACCAGTGCGGTGAAGCTGAAGCGACGACCACCCTTGACGACCTTGGAAACGCGGTTGATGGTGACAACGCGCTCTACGAACTGGTTCTTTTCGGCTTCACGGCCACCGTCGCGGCCGCCACGGCCACCGCGGTCGCCGCGGCCCTGGCCACGGTCGCCACGCTCGCCGCGACGGGCGCCACCACGGCGGTCCTCGGCAGCGGGGGCAGTGGTCTCAGCAGCTGCGGCTTCGGGCGCCTTCTGATCTGCAGACACAGTGTCCTTTTCCTTGTTTGCTTCGGTCACAGTGACAGCCCACCTTCGCGTGCACCGTCAGCGACGGCGGCAATCCGGCCGTGGTACTTGTTACCACCACGGTCGAAGACAACAGCCTCGACGCCGGCAGCCTTGGCACGTTCGGCAACGAGCTCGCCAACGCGCTTGGCCTTGGCAGTCTTGTCACCGTCGAATGCACGAAGGTCGGCTTCCAGGGTGGACGCGCTTGCTACGGTCTGGCCAATGGTGTCATCGACAACCTGGACAAATACGTGGCGTGCGGAACGGTTGACCACCAGACGGGGGCGGGCAGCCGTACCTGAAATGCGCTTGCGGATACGAAGCTGGCGGCGGCTGCGACCAGCAGCCTTGCTCTTGTTCGTACGCTTCTTGTTAATGGAGATGGCCATGGTTACTTACCAGCCTTTCCGACCTTGCGGCGGATGACTTCGCCTGCGTAACGGATGCCCTTGCCCTTGTAGGGGTCAGGCTTCCGCAGCTTGCGAATGTTGGCAGCGACCTCGCCGACCTGCTGCTTGTTGATACCTGAGACAGAGAGCTTGGTCGGTCCCTCTACTGCAAAGGTGATGCCGGCCGGAGCCGAAACGTTGACCGGGTGGCTGTAGCCCAGAGCGAACTCAAGGTCAGATCCCTTGGCCTGAACGCGGTAACCGGTACCGACGATTTCAAGCTTCTTCTCGTAGCCTGCGGTGACGCCCTGGATCATGTTGGCGATCAGGGTGCGGGTCAGGCCGTGGAGCGAACGGGAGGCGCGCTCGTCGTTCGGGCGGCTGACGGTCAGGGTGTTGTCATCCAGGGCAACCTCGATGGGGCTGGCCACTGTGTGGGTCAGCTCCCCCTTGGAACCCTTGACGCTGACGACAGAGCCGTCAACCTTGACCTCAACGCCGGCAGGAACGGTGATGGGGAGACGTCCAATACGTGACATTTTTCTCTTCCTTTCCCGTTACCAGACGTAAGCGAGGACTTCGCCGCCCACGCCCTTCTTGCCGGCCTGCTTGTCAGTCAGGAGGCCGGAAGAGGTGGACAGGATTGCGATACCCAAGCCACCGAGCACGTGGGGCAGGTTGGTGGACTTCGCGTAAACGCGGAGGCCCGGCTTGGAGATGCGGCGTACACCGGCGATGGAACGCTCGCGGTTCGGACCGAACTTGAGGTCCAGGGTCAGCTTCTTGCCAACCTCAGCGTCCTCTTCCTTCCAGCCGGCGATGAAACCTTCGGCCTTGAGGATGTCGGCAACGCGTGCCTTGAGCTTGCTGTAAGGCATAG comes from Pseudarthrobacter sp. NIBRBAC000502770 and encodes:
- the rpmD gene encoding 50S ribosomal protein L30, with protein sequence MAKNLVPSDAQLEITQIKSAIGGKQNQRDTLRSLGLKRIGHTVVRTADAVTVGMLNTVPHLVKVEEAK
- the rpsE gene encoding 30S ribosomal protein S5; the encoded protein is MTEANKEKDTVSADQKAPEAAAAETTAPAAEDRRGGARRGERGDRGQGRGDRGGRGGRDGGREAEKNQFVERVVTINRVSKVVKGGRRFSFTALVVVGDGNGMVGVGYGKAKEVPAAIAKGVEEAKKSFFRVPRVGNTIPHRVQGEAAAGVVMLRPASAGTGVIAGGPVRAVLECVGIHDILSKSLGSSNAINIVHATVDALKRLEEPAAVAARRGLPLDEIAPAALVKALLAPKAGV
- the rplR gene encoding 50S ribosomal protein L18 is translated as MAISINKKRTNKSKAAGRSRRQLRIRKRISGTAARPRLVVNRSARHVFVQVVDDTIGQTVASASTLEADLRAFDGDKTAKAKRVGELVAERAKAAGVEAVVFDRGGNKYHGRIAAVADGAREGGLSL
- the rplF gene encoding 50S ribosomal protein L6 → MSRIGRLPITVPAGVEVKVDGSVVSVKGSKGELTHTVASPIEVALDDNTLTVSRPNDERASRSLHGLTRTLIANMIQGVTAGYEKKLEIVGTGYRVQAKGSDLEFALGYSHPVNVSAPAGITFAVEGPTKLSVSGINKQQVGEVAANIRKLRKPDPYKGKGIRYAGEVIRRKVGKAGK
- the rpsH gene encoding 30S ribosomal protein S8, producing MTMTDPVADMLTRLRNANSAYHDSVSMPYSKLKARVADILKAEGFIAGWKEEDAEVGKKLTLDLKFGPNRERSIAGVRRISKPGLRVYAKSTNLPHVLGGLGIAILSTSSGLLTDKQAGKKGVGGEVLAYVW